One Candidatus Limnocylindrales bacterium genomic region harbors:
- a CDS encoding glutathione S-transferase family protein, which produces MKLYDATIAPNPRRVRMFLAEKGIEVPLEQVDLRAAVNRQPPFLAKNPMGGLPVLELDDGTCIAESLVICEYFEDKKPDPPLIGRTPEERANSRMWERRMELEVMMPMLGAFRHSSPFFKGRITQVAEMIEPSRGAAAKRLAWLDEILATRPFVAGDKFSIADITLFCTIDFGAMVGESYDPSLKNLAAWHEKTKARPSASA; this is translated from the coding sequence ATGAAACTTTACGACGCTACGATCGCACCCAATCCGCGACGCGTGAGGATGTTCCTCGCGGAAAAAGGTATCGAGGTTCCGCTCGAGCAGGTCGACCTGCGCGCAGCGGTCAATCGCCAGCCTCCGTTTCTCGCGAAGAATCCGATGGGCGGGCTGCCCGTCCTCGAGCTCGACGACGGCACATGCATCGCCGAAAGCCTCGTCATCTGCGAGTACTTCGAAGACAAGAAGCCGGATCCGCCGCTGATCGGCCGCACGCCGGAAGAGCGCGCGAACTCGCGCATGTGGGAACGCCGCATGGAGCTCGAAGTGATGATGCCGATGCTCGGAGCGTTCCGGCACAGCAGCCCGTTCTTCAAGGGGCGCATCACGCAGGTTGCCGAAATGATCGAGCCGAGCCGTGGCGCGGCGGCCAAGCGGCTGGCCTGGCTCGACGAGATCCTGGCGACGCGACCGTTCGTGGCCGGCGACAAGTTCTCGATCGCGGACATCACGCTATTCTGCACGATCGATTTCGGCGCAATGGTGGGAGAGAGCTACGATCCGTCGCTCAAGAACCTTGCGGCCTGGCACGAAAAGACCAAGGCGAGACCGTCGGCATCGGCCTGA
- a CDS encoding CoA transferase: protein MSRRVSSGKPYPLEGIRVADFSHVLAGPFCTRILSDLGAEVFKVETPDGDLARRLGQRRGGMSGYFMQHNCGKGNVSLDLRMERGRELAAELACACDVVVENFRPGVMDGLGLGQQTLRARNERLIYCSISGFGHASPQRNERAFAGVVHAATGIIDRQARAFGQQPVDSVFAVGDTVTGLQAALAIVAAIHLRERTGTGQFIDMAMHDALLALQECANFVLFGGSETDFLCAWVYPCRGRNVVIPMDPRAHWETMTSLMGMPELATDPRFDTYARREAALAELEAIVGTWVASQPGADEVVAACHANGLAAARVQTLSEALASEQTRARSMTVECDDRSGGTAAVLNSPYRFSDASAGVRGRAAFRGEDNRDVLASLLGKSSEEIAQLEADGVVSSRLPEPRS, encoded by the coding sequence ATGTCTCGACGGGTGTCGTCAGGGAAGCCGTATCCGCTCGAGGGGATTCGGGTGGCGGACTTCAGTCATGTGCTGGCGGGGCCGTTCTGTACGCGGATACTTTCGGATCTCGGGGCGGAGGTTTTCAAGGTCGAGACGCCCGACGGGGATCTCGCGCGGCGGCTGGGGCAGCGGCGCGGCGGGATGAGCGGGTACTTCATGCAGCACAACTGCGGCAAGGGGAACGTCTCCCTCGACCTTCGCATGGAGCGGGGGCGCGAGCTTGCGGCGGAGCTGGCGTGTGCGTGCGACGTCGTCGTCGAAAACTTCCGGCCGGGCGTGATGGATGGGCTCGGGCTCGGGCAGCAGACACTCCGCGCGCGCAACGAAAGGCTCATCTACTGCTCGATCAGCGGATTCGGGCACGCGAGCCCGCAGCGCAACGAGCGTGCGTTTGCAGGCGTGGTCCATGCGGCCACGGGGATCATCGACCGGCAGGCGCGCGCGTTCGGGCAGCAGCCCGTCGATTCGGTGTTTGCGGTCGGCGACACGGTGACCGGGCTTCAGGCGGCGCTCGCGATCGTTGCGGCGATTCATCTTCGCGAACGCACCGGCACCGGCCAGTTCATCGACATGGCGATGCACGACGCGCTGCTTGCGCTGCAGGAGTGCGCGAACTTCGTTCTTTTCGGCGGCAGCGAAACCGATTTCCTGTGCGCGTGGGTGTATCCGTGCCGCGGGCGCAACGTCGTCATCCCGATGGATCCGCGCGCGCACTGGGAGACGATGACGTCGCTGATGGGAATGCCGGAGCTGGCGACCGATCCGCGCTTCGATACGTATGCCAGGCGCGAGGCCGCGTTGGCGGAGCTCGAGGCGATCGTCGGCACGTGGGTCGCTTCGCAGCCGGGAGCCGACGAAGTCGTCGCGGCCTGCCATGCGAACGGCCTTGCGGCGGCCCGCGTACAGACGCTCAGCGAAGCTCTCGCGTCCGAGCAGACGCGCGCACGATCGATGACGGTCGAGTGCGACGATCGCAGCGGCGGTACGGCCGCGGTGCTCAACAGCCCTTATCGTTTTTCCGATGCCAGCGCCGGGGTGCGCGGGCGTGCGGCATTTCGCGGTGAAGACAACCGTGACGTGCTCGCGAGCCTGCTCGGCAAATCATCCGAAGAGATTGCGCAGCTCGAAGCCGACGGCGTCGTTTCGTCGCGTCTTCCGGAGCCGCGTTCCTGA
- a CDS encoding integrin alpha, translated as MLCASPTLALADAYQQVCDKGGDQLGSSIATNGDFNGDGVADIAIGSPCMFVRGHIHAGAVIIIDGRNGRPLFRKKGGYENQWFGAAVSFLPDLNGDGRDEIAIGSPGYDVTIADQHDPHANLLDRAGRVDVYQKRHRRMRIFGTHIRAGFGEKIAPLNDINGDGRADFVVSASGDRNENDLAQPGRVYTVSGRNGDLLAYRIGPKGGNSYGRSLASATDLDGDGLFDFLAGSDEANVPGVLRSGVVHALSSADPASEPIFEVSGAAHDRIGKSVDFAGDVNDDDVPDLITGSDASDDTGVKLSGLVSLFSLDGTRLWVRHDTKMQDGARFGSAVARIGDINGDGVTDFAATAPRQDFLIEKRFTPDAGRLVTLSGVDGTEIWSLDGVRRYEEFGYALDGDIDFNLDEVPDMVIGTPGDDPTGRRGAGTVKILSGIDGSTLLTVNGRRGLETRIATVSYDHSENPKLRTFSRTGRRTEMSEFVLEGMTGELSLSILNDKPFDAQGDPHVPKPRSVQVAVTGGFGSDDSKVEVYRMAHGGELQDSFDAFDGNVSVECGAGEVNGRVNEDLVCSQADGGGGDVFVRTFERLDEGSSYFFSSEFQAFSAADMWNTIPINAEGATVTVGNVTGDKQDEIIVGTTRGVPVVRIFTRDGVLIRTFLAYDPVDFSGVDVALVDLDGSGDQQIVTAPREGQAIVKVFNGNGDRVTYGPEFKQINIVVRPAEDWVHGARVGAADVDLDDQQEILVMLPGPEGHQEVRAYESNGNPVKHFANFDPLPGGEGGAGDIAGTDRWVRR; from the coding sequence GTGCTTTGCGCCAGTCCCACGCTCGCCCTCGCGGATGCCTACCAGCAGGTCTGCGACAAGGGCGGCGACCAGCTCGGATCGTCGATCGCCACCAACGGCGACTTCAACGGTGACGGCGTGGCCGACATCGCCATCGGCTCGCCGTGCATGTTCGTGCGCGGCCACATCCATGCCGGCGCCGTGATCATCATCGACGGCCGCAACGGCCGGCCGCTGTTCAGGAAGAAGGGCGGATACGAGAACCAGTGGTTCGGCGCCGCGGTCTCGTTTCTTCCCGATCTCAACGGCGACGGGCGCGACGAGATCGCGATCGGTTCCCCGGGATACGACGTGACGATCGCCGACCAGCACGATCCGCACGCCAATCTTCTCGACCGCGCGGGCCGCGTCGACGTCTACCAGAAGCGCCATCGGCGCATGCGGATCTTCGGCACGCACATCCGTGCGGGCTTCGGAGAGAAGATCGCCCCGCTCAACGACATCAACGGCGACGGTCGCGCGGACTTCGTGGTCAGTGCCTCCGGCGACCGCAACGAGAACGACCTCGCGCAGCCCGGCCGCGTCTACACGGTCTCCGGCAGGAACGGCGATCTGCTCGCGTATCGCATCGGCCCGAAAGGCGGCAACAGCTACGGGCGCAGCCTTGCGTCGGCAACCGACCTCGACGGCGACGGCCTGTTCGATTTCCTCGCCGGCAGCGACGAAGCCAACGTGCCCGGCGTGCTGCGCTCGGGTGTCGTGCACGCGCTGTCTTCGGCGGATCCGGCGTCCGAGCCGATCTTCGAAGTCAGCGGCGCGGCGCACGACCGCATCGGCAAGTCGGTCGATTTTGCCGGCGACGTCAACGACGACGACGTTCCGGACCTGATCACCGGCTCGGACGCGTCCGACGATACGGGCGTCAAGCTCTCCGGCCTCGTCTCACTGTTTTCCCTCGACGGTACGCGCCTGTGGGTCCGGCACGACACGAAGATGCAGGACGGTGCGCGATTCGGCTCTGCCGTTGCGCGCATCGGTGACATCAACGGCGACGGCGTCACCGATTTCGCTGCAACGGCTCCGCGCCAGGACTTCCTGATCGAGAAGCGCTTCACGCCCGACGCCGGTCGCCTCGTGACGCTCTCGGGCGTTGACGGAACCGAGATCTGGTCGCTCGACGGCGTGCGCCGCTACGAGGAATTCGGTTACGCGCTCGACGGCGACATCGACTTCAACCTCGACGAAGTTCCCGACATGGTCATCGGCACTCCGGGCGACGATCCGACCGGACGCCGCGGCGCCGGAACCGTCAAGATCCTGTCCGGCATCGACGGCTCGACGCTGCTCACGGTCAACGGACGGCGCGGGCTCGAGACTCGCATCGCGACCGTCTCGTACGACCACTCCGAGAATCCCAAGCTGCGAACCTTCAGTCGCACCGGCCGCCGCACGGAGATGAGCGAGTTCGTGCTCGAGGGCATGACCGGCGAGCTCAGTCTGTCGATCCTCAACGACAAACCGTTCGATGCGCAGGGCGACCCGCACGTTCCCAAGCCGAGGTCGGTGCAGGTCGCCGTCACCGGCGGATTCGGCTCGGACGATTCGAAGGTCGAGGTCTATCGCATGGCGCACGGCGGCGAGCTGCAGGACTCGTTCGATGCGTTCGACGGCAACGTGTCGGTCGAATGCGGCGCCGGCGAAGTCAACGGTCGCGTCAACGAGGATCTGGTCTGTTCGCAGGCCGACGGCGGCGGCGGCGACGTGTTCGTCCGCACGTTCGAGCGTCTCGACGAGGGCTCGTCGTATTTCTTCTCGAGCGAGTTCCAGGCGTTCTCCGCGGCCGACATGTGGAACACGATCCCGATCAATGCCGAGGGCGCGACCGTCACGGTCGGCAACGTCACCGGCGACAAGCAGGACGAGATCATCGTCGGAACCACGCGCGGCGTTCCGGTGGTACGCATCTTCACTCGCGACGGCGTGCTGATCCGCACGTTCCTCGCGTACGATCCGGTCGATTTCTCGGGCGTCGATGTCGCGCTCGTCGACCTCGACGGCAGCGGCGATCAGCAGATCGTGACCGCTCCGCGCGAGGGTCAGGCGATCGTCAAGGTGTTCAACGGCAACGGCGACCGCGTCACGTACGGTCCCGAGTTCAAGCAGATCAACATCGTCGTGCGTCCGGCCGAAGACTGGGTGCATGGTGCACGCGTCGGTGCGGCCGACGTGGATCTGGACGATCAGCAGGAGATTCTGGTGATGCTGCCGGGACCGGAGGGGCATCAGGAAGTTCGCGCTTACGAATCCAACGGTAATCCGGTGAAGCACTTTGCGAACTTTGATCCGCTGCCTGGCGGCGAGGGCGGGGCTGGGGATATCGCGGGGACTGATCGCTGGGTTCGGCGGTAG
- the pgsA gene encoding CDP-diacylglycerol--glycerol-3-phosphate 3-phosphatidyltransferase: MGINSGPRQPQSWARSLPNLLTFLRILAIPVVAWLLTHPGRREAWTAMFVYLGASLTDFLDGWIARRYGFVTAVGKLLDPLADKLLVISTLLMLAVMPRQPGIPGWILVLIVGREFAVTGLRSIAATEGIVLGADVTGKAKMLLQTIGVHFLIVHYVYFGVSFHEIGMILLMLAAVVGVWSAVEYHFEVFYRLRGTE, from the coding sequence ATGGGGATCAACTCTGGGCCGCGACAACCGCAATCGTGGGCTCGAAGCCTGCCGAATCTGCTGACGTTTCTGCGAATCCTCGCCATCCCCGTGGTCGCCTGGCTGCTGACCCATCCCGGCCGGCGCGAAGCCTGGACGGCGATGTTCGTTTACCTCGGCGCGTCGCTGACCGACTTCCTCGACGGCTGGATCGCCCGTCGCTACGGGTTCGTGACCGCGGTCGGAAAACTTCTCGACCCTCTGGCCGACAAGCTGCTCGTGATCTCGACGCTGCTGATGCTGGCGGTCATGCCCCGGCAACCCGGCATTCCGGGATGGATCCTGGTGCTGATCGTCGGCCGTGAGTTCGCCGTGACGGGTTTGAGAAGCATCGCCGCGACCGAAGGCATCGTTCTTGGCGCCGACGTGACCGGCAAGGCCAAAATGCTGCTCCAGACCATCGGCGTGCACTTCCTCATCGTCCACTACGTCTACTTCGGCGTCAGCTTCCACGAGATCGGCATGATCCTGCTGATGCTTGCGGCGGTCGTAGGCGTCTGGTCAGCGGTCGAGTACCACTTCGAGGTGTTCTACCGGCTGCGGGGGACCGAATAG
- the nadB gene encoding L-aspartate oxidase: MRNYDFLVIGGGIAGMTFALEAARHGKVALLAKRSLEDSNTNWAQGGVAAVWDAGDTPESHAADTVEAGAGLCNRRVVDLVVTEGPARIRELIALGVQFSLKQDNGRFGTDYDLGLEGGHSHRRILHAADHTGREIVRGMSAAVLANPNIEVLENRFAIDLLIDEKFGYTGGRPHCWGAYVLDTDSGEVETFTARATLLATGGTGKVYLYTSNPDVASGDGIAMAWRAGCRVADMEFIQFHPTCLYHPLAKSFLVTEAMRGEGAVLRTPDGNAFMSSYDPRAELAPRDIVARAIDSEMKRRGFDNVLLDVTALGADFLKKRFPAIYERCLSYGIDITTTPIPVVPAAHYMCGGVLTGIDGETSIDRLYAAGEVAMTGLHGANRLASNSLLEGVVFGHRAAVHAARRLGEDLSPPPALPPWTAGAAVDIEESVVITHNWDEIRRLMWNYVGIVRSDRRLARAAARITMLRDEIQQYYRDFKVTRDLLELRNIALVAELIIRAARTRRESRGLHFNLDCPERDDAHWLRHTVV; the protein is encoded by the coding sequence ATGCGAAACTACGACTTCCTCGTCATCGGCGGCGGCATCGCCGGTATGACCTTCGCGCTCGAAGCCGCCCGGCACGGAAAGGTCGCGCTTCTGGCGAAGCGTTCGCTGGAGGATTCCAACACGAACTGGGCCCAGGGCGGCGTGGCCGCCGTCTGGGATGCCGGCGACACGCCGGAGTCGCATGCGGCCGACACCGTCGAAGCCGGCGCCGGTCTGTGCAACCGGCGCGTCGTCGACCTCGTCGTCACCGAAGGCCCGGCCCGCATCCGCGAGCTGATTGCGCTCGGCGTCCAGTTCTCGCTCAAGCAGGACAACGGCCGCTTCGGTACGGACTACGATCTTGGCCTCGAGGGCGGCCACTCGCACCGGCGCATTCTACACGCCGCCGACCACACCGGCCGCGAGATCGTGCGCGGCATGTCGGCCGCCGTGCTCGCCAATCCGAACATCGAGGTGCTCGAAAACCGCTTCGCGATCGACCTGCTGATCGACGAAAAGTTCGGCTACACCGGCGGCCGACCGCACTGCTGGGGCGCATACGTTCTCGACACCGACAGCGGCGAAGTGGAGACGTTCACCGCGCGGGCCACACTGCTTGCGACGGGAGGAACCGGGAAAGTCTACCTGTACACGTCGAACCCCGACGTCGCGTCGGGTGATGGAATCGCGATGGCCTGGCGCGCCGGCTGCCGCGTGGCCGACATGGAATTCATCCAGTTCCATCCGACGTGCCTTTACCATCCGCTCGCCAAATCGTTCCTGGTCACCGAAGCGATGCGCGGCGAAGGGGCCGTGCTGCGAACGCCGGACGGCAATGCCTTCATGTCGAGCTACGATCCGCGTGCCGAGCTTGCGCCGCGCGACATCGTCGCACGCGCGATCGACAGCGAGATGAAGCGGCGCGGGTTCGACAACGTGCTTCTCGACGTCACCGCGCTCGGAGCCGATTTCCTGAAGAAGCGCTTCCCGGCGATCTACGAGCGCTGCCTCAGCTACGGCATCGACATCACGACGACGCCGATCCCGGTCGTCCCTGCCGCGCACTACATGTGCGGCGGCGTGCTGACCGGCATCGACGGCGAAACCTCCATCGATCGCCTCTATGCAGCCGGCGAAGTTGCCATGACCGGCCTGCACGGCGCCAACCGACTCGCGTCGAACTCGCTGCTCGAAGGCGTCGTATTCGGACACCGCGCCGCCGTGCACGCCGCACGGCGCCTCGGCGAAGACCTGTCGCCGCCGCCCGCGCTACCGCCGTGGACCGCCGGCGCCGCCGTCGACATCGAAGAGTCGGTCGTCATCACGCACAACTGGGACGAAATCCGCCGCCTGATGTGGAACTACGTCGGCATCGTCCGCAGCGACCGCCGCCTCGCCCGCGCCGCCGCCCGCATCACGATGCTCCGCGACGAAATCCAGCAGTACTACCGCGACTTCAAAGTGACCCGCGACCTGCTCGAGCTGCGCAACATCGCGCTGGTTGCAGAGCTCATCATCCGAGCCGCGCGCACGAGAAGAGAAAGCCGCGGCCTCCATTTCAACCTGGACTGCCCCGAGCGCGACGACGCGCATTGGTTGCGGCACACGGTAGTCTGA
- the purF gene encoding amidophosphoribosyltransferase, with translation MSGGRYTEPSLRAAEQDDSEARAYAESGGEPRDDRFREECAVVGIYGHEEAANLAYLGLYAMQHRGQEGSGIVSSNGKALISHRGLGLVADVFHENVIRRLVGSSAIGHNRYSTAGETLLRNTQPLVAEFSLGSLAVCHNGNFVNALETRRRLEENGSIFQSTSDTEVLVHLVAGSKRGALVDRVIDALGQVEGAYCVLFLTEDELIAARDPHGFRPLVLGKFPNGAWVVASETCALDLVEAEYVREIEPGEVVHLRGDEMKSIKPFHHVSTNACIFEYVYFARPDSRIFGRNVYAIRKEMGRQLARESMVEADIVIPVPDSGVPAALGFADQSGLPFEMGLIRNHYVGRTFIEPKDSIRNFGVKVKLNAQRDVLEGKRVIVIDDSIVRGTTSRKIVRMIRGAGAKEVHMRISAPPTISPCYFGVDTPTHGELIANNLDIEAIRQYIQADSLAYLSHEGLYSFLDPEERSSKGFCDACFTRSYPVQVNHDQEARQMRLFHAMEMSPVAGR, from the coding sequence ATGTCCGGTGGCCGCTACACAGAACCGTCGTTGCGAGCCGCCGAGCAGGACGACTCCGAGGCGCGCGCATATGCCGAGTCGGGCGGTGAGCCGCGTGACGACCGCTTCCGCGAAGAATGCGCGGTCGTCGGCATCTACGGGCACGAGGAGGCGGCCAACCTTGCCTATCTCGGCCTCTACGCGATGCAGCACCGGGGACAGGAAGGCTCCGGCATCGTCTCGAGCAACGGTAAAGCGCTGATCAGCCACCGCGGGCTCGGCCTGGTGGCCGACGTCTTTCACGAAAACGTCATCCGCCGCCTCGTCGGCAGCTCGGCCATCGGACACAACCGCTATTCGACCGCTGGCGAGACGCTGCTTCGCAACACGCAGCCACTCGTCGCCGAGTTCTCGCTCGGAAGCCTCGCGGTGTGCCACAACGGCAACTTCGTCAACGCGCTGGAAACCCGCCGTCGTCTCGAAGAAAACGGCTCGATCTTCCAGTCGACGTCCGACACCGAGGTGCTCGTGCACCTTGTCGCCGGCTCCAAGCGCGGCGCGCTCGTCGATCGCGTGATCGACGCGCTCGGGCAGGTCGAAGGCGCGTACTGCGTACTGTTCCTGACCGAGGACGAGCTGATCGCCGCGCGCGATCCGCACGGCTTCCGGCCGCTCGTGCTCGGAAAATTTCCGAACGGCGCATGGGTCGTCGCGTCCGAGACCTGTGCGCTGGACCTCGTCGAGGCCGAGTACGTTCGCGAGATCGAGCCCGGCGAAGTCGTCCATCTTCGCGGCGACGAGATGAAGTCGATCAAGCCGTTCCACCACGTCTCGACCAATGCATGCATCTTCGAGTACGTGTATTTCGCGCGGCCCGATTCGCGGATTTTCGGTCGCAACGTCTATGCGATCCGCAAGGAGATGGGCCGCCAGCTCGCGCGCGAATCGATGGTGGAGGCCGACATCGTGATCCCGGTGCCGGACTCGGGCGTGCCGGCCGCGCTCGGATTCGCCGACCAGTCGGGTCTTCCGTTCGAGATGGGGCTCATCCGCAACCACTACGTCGGGCGCACGTTCATCGAGCCGAAAGATTCGATCCGCAACTTCGGCGTCAAGGTGAAGCTCAACGCGCAGCGCGACGTGCTCGAGGGCAAGCGCGTGATCGTGATCGACGATTCGATCGTGCGCGGGACCACGAGCCGCAAGATCGTGCGCATGATCCGCGGCGCCGGCGCCAAGGAAGTCCACATGCGCATCAGCGCGCCGCCGACGATCAGCCCATGCTATTTCGGAGTGGACACACCAACGCACGGTGAGCTGATCGCGAACAACCTCGATATCGAGGCGATCCGCCAGTACATCCAGGCGGACAGCCTTGCCTACCTTTCGCACGAGGGGTTGTATTCGTTTCTCGATCCCGAGGAGCGCAGCTCGAAGGGCTTCTGCGATGCGTGCTTCACGAGAAGCTATCCGGTCCAGGTGAACCACGACCAGGAAGCGCGCCAGATGCGGCTGTTCCACGCGATGGAAATGTCGCCGGTCGCGGGGCGATAA
- the purL gene encoding phosphoribosylformylglycinamidine synthase subunit PurL — MADQDETAEASVTAAPAMRQVDESLAIEHGLSPDEYRDILGHLGRVPTFEELGVFSVMWSEHCSYKSSRMHLRRLPQSGKAVLQGPGENAGAVDIGGGMAAVFKIESHNHPSYIEPYQGAATGVGGILRDVFTMGARPVANMNSLRFGSPDHEKTPFLLRGVVAGIGGYGNSVGVATVGGEVSFDAGYNGNILVNAFTLGIVRADRIFRAVASGTGNPVLYVGSKTGRDGIHGASLLASSEFKEESEQMRPTVQVGDPFTESLLIEACLEVLEGDDVVAIQDMGAAGLTSSSVEMASRGEVGIRLDLDRIPLREADLTPYEMLLSESQERMLLVVHKGAEERVTKIFTKWGLDCVVAGTITETGRFEAAFHGKMLVSIPAAALTDAAPKYDRPMAAPSAKLPALKLEEIPEPSDLGAELAEMLASPNLSSRRWVYEQYDSYVGANTIVHPGGDAGVVRVRETGGALALTCDCNSRYVSLDPYVGTQHAVAEAARNLYVTGARPLALSDCLNFGSPEKPHVMWQFSRAIDGMADACHAYEIPVISGNVSFYNDTQGASIPPTPTVAMVGLIADARRTASIAFPDGEAEILLLGSGEPVLEGSEYLAFRHGKTGDRPPAVDLAAERRLGELCAGLIAAGVVTSAHDVADGGLAIAISEMCLASGVGSLISLEFSGRADVALFGESGTRILVAVPAGRVTEVESRARANRVSTVRLGTTGGDTIRIRDLKADRMLVEARLETLRSRWEETLPAISHADAPEPARASAGG, encoded by the coding sequence ATGGCTGACCAAGACGAAACTGCGGAGGCAAGCGTGACGGCAGCGCCGGCGATGCGCCAGGTGGACGAGTCGCTGGCCATCGAGCATGGCCTTTCGCCCGACGAGTACCGCGACATTCTCGGCCATCTCGGCCGCGTGCCGACGTTCGAGGAGCTCGGCGTGTTCTCGGTCATGTGGTCCGAGCACTGCAGCTACAAGAGCTCGCGCATGCATCTCCGCCGGCTTCCGCAGTCGGGAAAAGCCGTGCTGCAGGGACCCGGCGAGAACGCGGGTGCGGTAGACATCGGCGGCGGCATGGCCGCGGTGTTCAAGATCGAGAGCCACAATCATCCGTCATACATCGAGCCGTACCAGGGCGCGGCAACCGGCGTCGGCGGCATCCTGCGCGACGTGTTCACGATGGGCGCGCGGCCGGTCGCGAACATGAACTCGCTTCGCTTCGGCTCTCCCGATCACGAGAAGACGCCGTTTCTTTTGCGCGGAGTCGTTGCCGGCATCGGCGGCTATGGAAACTCGGTCGGCGTCGCCACCGTCGGCGGCGAGGTGAGCTTCGATGCCGGCTACAACGGCAACATCCTCGTCAATGCGTTCACGCTCGGCATCGTGCGCGCGGACCGGATCTTCCGTGCGGTGGCGAGCGGCACCGGAAATCCCGTGCTCTATGTGGGCTCCAAGACCGGACGCGACGGGATCCACGGCGCGAGCCTGCTCGCATCGAGCGAGTTCAAGGAAGAGTCCGAACAGATGCGGCCGACCGTGCAGGTCGGCGATCCGTTCACCGAAAGCCTTTTGATCGAAGCGTGCCTCGAAGTGCTCGAAGGCGACGACGTCGTCGCGATTCAGGACATGGGTGCGGCCGGCCTGACGAGCTCGTCAGTGGAAATGGCCTCGCGCGGCGAGGTCGGGATCCGTCTCGACCTCGACCGCATTCCGCTTCGCGAGGCCGACCTGACGCCGTACGAGATGCTGCTCTCCGAGTCGCAGGAGCGCATGCTGCTCGTCGTCCACAAAGGCGCGGAAGAACGCGTCACGAAGATCTTCACGAAGTGGGGACTCGATTGCGTCGTCGCCGGTACGATCACCGAGACCGGACGCTTCGAAGCGGCGTTTCACGGAAAGATGCTGGTCTCGATTCCGGCGGCGGCCCTGACCGACGCTGCGCCGAAGTACGATCGTCCGATGGCGGCGCCGTCGGCGAAGCTGCCGGCGCTGAAGCTCGAAGAGATTCCCGAGCCTTCCGATCTCGGTGCCGAGCTTGCCGAGATGCTGGCATCGCCGAATCTGTCGAGCCGGCGCTGGGTCTACGAGCAGTACGATTCGTACGTCGGCGCGAACACGATCGTCCATCCGGGCGGCGACGCCGGCGTGGTGCGCGTTCGCGAAACCGGCGGCGCGCTGGCGCTCACGTGCGACTGCAACTCGCGCTATGTGTCGCTCGATCCGTACGTCGGCACGCAGCACGCCGTCGCCGAAGCGGCGCGCAACCTGTACGTGACCGGTGCGCGTCCGCTTGCGCTCAGCGACTGCCTCAACTTCGGGAGTCCCGAAAAACCCCACGTCATGTGGCAGTTCTCGCGCGCGATCGACGGGATGGCCGACGCGTGCCACGCGTACGAGATCCCGGTGATCTCGGGCAACGTCAGCTTCTACAACGACACGCAGGGGGCCTCGATTCCTCCGACGCCGACCGTCGCGATGGTCGGCCTCATTGCCGATGCCAGGCGCACCGCGTCGATCGCGTTTCCCGACGGCGAAGCGGAGATCCTGCTGCTCGGCTCCGGCGAACCGGTGCTCGAAGGCTCGGAATACTTGGCGTTTCGCCATGGAAAGACCGGCGACCGGCCGCCTGCGGTCGATCTTGCCGCCGAGCGACGGCTCGGCGAGCTGTGTGCCGGCCTGATCGCCGCCGGCGTGGTCACGAGCGCCCACGACGTCGCTGACGGCGGTCTCGCAATCGCAATTTCCGAAATGTGCCTCGCATCCGGGGTCGGAAGCCTTATATCTTTGGAGTTTTCCGGACGCGCCGACGTCGCCCTGTTTGGTGAGAGCGGAACCCGCATTCTCGTTGCAGTCCCTGCCGGGAGGGTGACCGAAGTCGAGAGCCGGGCACGCGCGAACCGCGTCAGCACCGTTCGCCTCGGTACGACGGGCGGCGACACGATCCGGATCCGGGATCTCAAGGCCGACAGGATGCTGGTGGAAGCACGACTCGAGACACTTCGCTCACGCTGGGAAGAAACCCTTCCCGCAATCTCGCACGCCGATGCGCCGGAGCCGGCGCGAGCGTCGGCGGGAGGCTGA